The proteins below are encoded in one region of Ascochyta rabiei chromosome 21, complete sequence:
- a CDS encoding Glutamate 5-kinase: protein MAVHMKKMPGQLTVVIKLGTSSIVDEETHQPLLSILSLIVETACKLHADGHRVVIVSSGAIGVGLRRMNLPRRPKHLPKVQALAAIGQCKLISLWDQLFGNLSQPIAQVLLTRNDISDRAQYQNAQNTFIELLSMGVIPIVNENDTLAVTEIKFGDNDTLSAITAGMVQADYLFLMTDVDCLYDKNPRTNPDAKAIEVVENISELTADVNSAGSALGTGGMSTKIVAARLATSAGVTTVITKSSKPGNISAIIKHSERWRKANLSSGNSVSSLQDDALPLAQTAALNLHASSHDLSSSTSSLPDTQNQTTTVRTLQPNADPVPLHTRFLPISHPIRDRYFWILHGLAPHGTIYIDSGAYKALHDKAGLLPVGIVDVDGQFAQQEAVRLVVVKRLNTTSAPATTSTPLATPPPTHTTHTHAPTPLRHTLPQTSSHTPLYEPTNPAPFEIGRAVVNYSASEIRRIKGMHSTQIVNELGYADSEYVAVRDNIAFFGLESSRPSTPLLEH, encoded by the exons ATGGCGGTCCACATGAAGAAGATGCCCGGCCAGTTGACCGTCGTCATAAAACTCG GCACCAGCTCCATAGTCGACGAGGAGACCCACCAGCCGCTTCTGTCCATTCTCTCCCTCATCGTCGAAACCGCGTGCAAGCTCCACGCCGACGGCCACCGCGTCGTCATCGTCTCGTCTGGTGCCATCGGCGTTGGCCTACGACGCATGAACCTCCCCCGCCGCCCAAAACACCTCCCCAAAGTCCAGGCACTGGCTGCCATTGGCCAGTGCAAGCTGATCTCGCTGTGGGACCAGCTGTTCGGCAACCTGAGCCAGCCGATTGCGCAGGTGCTGTTGACGAGGAACGACATCTCGGATCGTGCCCAGTATCAGAATGCGCAGAACACCTTCATTGAGCTGCTGAGCATGGGCGTCATACCGATTGTCAACGAGAACGACACCCTGGCTGTCACGGAAATCAAGTTTGGCGACAACGATACGCTGAGCGCCATCACCGCGGGTATGGTGCAGGCCGACTACCTGTTCCTGATGACAGACGTCGACTGCTTGTACGACAAGAATCCAAGGACCAACCCGGATGCCAAGGCGATTGAGGTCGTCGAAAACATCTCAGAGTTGACCGCAGATGTCAACTCGGCAGGCTCGGCGCTAGGCACGGGAGGAATGAGCACCAAGATTGTTGCTGCGAGACTGGCGACAAGTGCTGGTGTCACAACGGTCATCACCAAGAGCTCGAAGCCGGGCAACATCTCAGCCATCATCAAGCACTCCGAGCGCTGGCGGAAGGCGAACCTTTCGAGTGGCAATTCAGTCAGCAGCTTGCAAGACGACGCCCTCCCACTGGCGCAGACCGCCGCGCTGAATCTCCACGCCTCCTCCCACGACCTCTCCTCGTCTACGTCCTCTCTCCCCGACACTCAGAACCAAACCACCACAGTCCGCACCCTGCAGCCCAACGCCGATCCCGTCCCGCTACACACACGCTTCCTGCCCATCTCACACCCAATCCGAGACCGCTACTTCTGGATCCTGCACGGTCTCGCGCCCCACGGGACCATCTACATCGACAGCGGCGCCTACAAAGCGCTCCACGACAAGGCCGGACTTCTGCCCGTCGGCATCGTCGACGTAGACGGCCAGTTCGCCCAGCAAGAAGCCGTGCGCCTTGTCGTCGTCAAGCGCCTCAACACCACCTCCGCCCCAGCCACTACGTCTACCCCACTCGCAACACCACCCCCTACCCACACAACACACACCCACGCGCCCACCCCCCTACGACACACACTACCGCAAACCAGCTCCCACACGCCGCTCTACGAGCCGACCAACCCAGCGCCCTTTGAGATTGGCAGAGCGGTCGTCAACTACTCAGCTTCTGAGATTCGCCGGATCAAGGGCATGCACTCGACGCAGATTGTCAACGAGCTGGGGTATGCAGATAGCGAGTACGTGGCTGTGAGGGACAACATAGCGTTTTTCGGGCTCGAGAGCAGCAGGCCGTCCACGCCGCTGCTGGAGCATTAG